From one Lycium ferocissimum isolate CSIRO_LF1 chromosome 5, AGI_CSIRO_Lferr_CH_V1, whole genome shotgun sequence genomic stretch:
- the LOC132057400 gene encoding cytochrome P450 76A2-like: MEWEWNYVVWSTIIIVPTLIIVFSKRSSCSYKLPPGPPGLPIFGNIFDLGTLPYETIAGFKHKYGPIVWFKIGSIKTMSILSAKTAAEFFKNHDFAFAERKIIDTMLVHDYNLGSLALAQYGTYWRVLRRICTVEMFVHKRINETVHIRRKCVDDMIHWIEKEVDAKEIKGSGIEITRFVFLSTFNMLGNLMLSRDLVHPGSRKASEFFNAMMRIMELSSNPNISDIFPCLRRFDLQGLRKKVHREMGKTLEIASTFVKERMKEREDGGEKKEDFLNVLLEFEGSGKDEPAKLSEHQINIFILEMFLAGSETTSNSVEWTLTELLRHPEAMARVKAEIFEVVGQKKKLEENDIDNLPYLQAVVKEVLRLHPPLPFLVPRRAMHDTKFMGYDIPEDTQVFVNVWAIGRDPEYWDDPLNFKPERFLNSKTDFKGQCFEFLPFGAGRRMCVGLPLGNRMLHFVLGSLLHEFDWELPNNVTPKSMDMKERMGMTVRKFNPLTAVPRKTSS; the protein is encoded by the exons ATGGAGTGGGAGTGGAACTATGTCGTTTGGTCTACAATCATCATAGTACCAACTCTAATCATAGTATTCTCCAAAAGAAGTTCTTGTTCTTACAAGTTGCCTCCAGGACCACCTGGTTTGCCAATTTTTGGCAACATTTTTGATCTTGGAACATTGCCATATGAAACAATTGCAGGGTTTAAACACAAATATGGTCCTATTGTATGGTTCAAAATTGGCTCTATCAAGACCATGTCAATTTTATCCGCCAAGACAGCTGCTGAGTTcttcaagaatcatgattttGCCTTCGCGGAACGCAAAATCATCGACACCATGTTGGTGCATGACTACAACCTGGGCTCCTTAGCTTTAGCCCAGTATGGCACGTATTGGCGCGTGCTAAGGCGGATATGCACCGTTGAAATGTTCGTCCACAAACGGATCAATGAAACGGTGCACATAAGGCGAAAATGTGTGGATGATATGATTCATTGGATTGAGAAAGAAGTGGATGCTAAGGAAATCAAGGGAAGTGGGATTGAGATAACACGTTTCGTGTTCCTTTCGACCTTTAATATGCTAGGGAATTTGATGCTATCGCGTGATTTAGTTCATCCAGGATCGCGGAAGGCATCTGAGTTCTTCAATGCTATGATGAGGATCATGGAGTTGTCAAGCAATCCTAATATCTCGGACATTTTCCCATGTCTTAGGAGGTTCGATTTACAAGGCTTAAGGAAGAAGGTGCATAGAGAAATGGGAAAAACTCTGGAGATCGCCTCTACGTTTGTCAAGGAACGGATGAAGGAGCGCGAGGATGGtggagaaaaaaaggaagatttttTGAATGTGTTGCTTGAATTTGAGGGTAGTGGAAAAGATGAACCAGCTAAGTTATCAGAACATCAAATCAACATATTCATATTG GAAATGTTTTTAGCGGGATCAGAGACGACTAGCAACAGTGTGGAATGGACGTTGACAGAGCTCCTACGTCACCCTGAAGCAATGGCAAGAGTAAAAGCAGAGATCTTTGAAGTTGTAGGACAGaagaagaagttagaagaaaatGACATTGACAATCTGCCTTACCTGCAAGCTGTAGTTAAAGAAGTACTAAGATTACATCCTCCCCTTCCTTTCTTAGTGCCAAGAAGAGCGATGCACGACACTAAGTTCATGGGATATGACATACCAGAAGACACTCAAGTGTTCGTAAATGTATGGGCAATTGGAAGAGATCCTGAATATTGGGATGACCCTTTGAATTTCAAGCCCGAGAGGTTCCTTAACTCGAAGACTGATTTCAAGGGACAATGTTTTGAGTTTTTACCATTTGGTGCCGGCAGAAGGATGTGCGTAGGACTTCCTTTAGGTAATCGAATGTTACACTTTGTTTTAGGCTCGTTGCTTCATGAATTTGATTGGGAACTTCCTAATAATGTCACTCCTAAATCAATGGACATGAAGGAGAGGATGGGAATGACAGTGAGGAAATTCAATCCTTTGACTGCAGTACCTAGAAAAACATCAAGTTAA
- the LOC132057401 gene encoding heterodimeric geranylgeranyl pyrophosphate synthase small subunit, chloroplastic, with amino-acid sequence MDDDPTRRGLPANHTVFGVDMAILAGDALFPLGFQHIVSHTPTNLVPEDRVLKIITEIARAVGSTGMAAGQFLDLEGGPNAVDFVQEKKYGEMGACSAVCGGLLAGASDEEIQHLRRYGQAVGILYRVVDDVLEAKEKETTEGKKKKGKSYVSVYGVEKAMKVAEDLRAQAKRELDGLEKYGDKVMPLYSFVDYAADRGFSIDDQV; translated from the coding sequence ATGGATGACGACCCAACTCGACGAGGCCTTCCTGCAAACCACACAGTTTTTGGTGTAGATATGGCAATTTTAGCCGGGGATGCCTTGTTCCCTCTTGGTTTTCAGCATATTGTGTCTCACACTCCAACCAATCTCGTTCCCGAGGATCGAGTCCTCAAGATCATTACAGAGATTGCTCGAGCTGTGGGATCCACTGGTATGGCTGCTGGTCAGTTCCTTGACCTTGAAGGTGGACCAAATGCTGTTGATTtcgttcaagaaaaaaaatacggTGAAATGGGCGCGTGCTCTGCCGTTTGTGGAGGTCTCTTGGCTGGTGCTTCGGATGAGGAAATCCAACATCTGAGAAGATATGGTCAAGCTGTTGGTATCTTATATCGGGTTGTTGACGATGTATTGGAAGCAAAGGAGAAGGAAACAACCGaggggaagaaaaagaaaggcaaAAGTTATGTCAGCGTTTATGGCGTTGAGAAGGCTATGAAAGTTGCTGAGGATCTTAGGGCGCAGGCTAAGAGAGAGTTAGATGGTCTGGAGAAGTACGGCGATAAAGTCATGCCGCTTTATAGTTTTGTAGATTATGCTGCAGATAGAGGTTTTAGTATTGACGACCAAGTCTAG